CCGGCGGATAATACTTATTTTTATGTGTTATACAAATACTATAAAATCAACTGGTACTTCACGGATTCTTCCAATTATTATAAATGTTATGATGGCGAAATGAACAAATTATTACAGAAGAAATATGGAAAAAAATTTTTGGATCGGGCACAAGTCATCTGTGATAGTTTGGACAATACCCCTGACTGGAGGAAAAATGCCCGATTCACTGGTGGAGATAAAGCATTAAAGTAGTATTTATTACACAAACTGCAAGAGGCTGGAATAGAAAAAGAGGACATCAAATCAAAATTAATTGTACAATTTACAGTTGATACTACCGGACAAATAAAAACTCCGGTAATTATAAAAGGGGTTAATCTGGAAATCAATCAAAAGATCATTAATATTGTCAATCATATGCCAAAGTGGACACCTGCCTATTTATATGGTAAACCCATAAAACAAAATTATGTATTACCATTTACCGATCACTTATGGTTAGACAATTGACAAAGAAGTTTTCGATATATGAAATATTAAGCATTATGCAAACAACAGCTTTATCTGTTATATTGATCCTGTTAATAACCAGTTGTAGTAATCCA
The sequence above is drawn from the Microbacter margulisiae genome and encodes:
- a CDS encoding energy transducer TonB, whose product is MKSKLIVQFTVDTTGQIKTPVIIKGVNLEINQKIINIVNHMPKWTPAYLYGKPIKQNYVLPFTDHLWLDN